One genomic segment of Capricornis sumatraensis isolate serow.1 chromosome X, serow.2, whole genome shotgun sequence includes these proteins:
- the ARMCX1 gene encoding armadillo repeat-containing X-linked protein 1, whose amino-acid sequence MGRTREAGCVAAGVVIGAGACYCVYRLTWGRDENEIIWNEDDDEEESRDISETGKGAKANAGAGAGARLQGDSKAKAEVAVELKSGPDVKAEAHSKAESGGGLEAKAKALFSTLKEQASAKAGKAAKLGTIFGTRALAPGFPCLGVRGGGCHPVRSGARAGSKDSGKSKGRTRNKSTRTPAMLWPVRKGKFNFPYKIDDILGATDLQKVLNILERSNDPFIQEVALVTLGNNAAYSFNQNAIRELGGLPIIAKLIKTKDPIIREKAYNALNNLSVNSENQGKIKTYISQVCDDTMICRLDSAVQMAGLRLLTNMTVTNHYQHLLSYSFPDFFALLFLGNYFTKIQIMKLIINFTENPAMTRELVSCKVPSELISLFNKEWDREILLNILTLFENINDNIKNEGLASSRKEFSRSSLFFLFKESGVCVKKIKALANHSDLVVKVKVLKVLTKL is encoded by the coding sequence ATGGGCCGAACTCGGGAAGCTGGCTGCGTGGCTGCTGGTGTGGTGATCGGGGCTGGAGCCTGCTACTGTGTATACAGGCTGACCTGGGGAAGAGATGAGAACGAGATAATCTGGAACGAGGACGACGATGAGGAGGAATCTCGCGATATTTCAGAGACTGGGAAAGGAGCTAAGGCTAATGCTGGGGCGGGGGCTGGAGCCAGACTTCAGGGTGACTCAAAGGCCAAGGCTGAGGTAGCTGTGGAACTCAAGAGTGGACCTGATGTAAAGGCAGAGGCCCACTCAAAGGCCGAGAGTGGAGGTGGCCTAGAGGCCAAGGCCAAGGCTCTTTTCAGCACCCTGAAGGAACAGGCAAGTGCAAAGGCAGGTAAAGCTGCCAAGTTGGGTACCATCTTTGGGACCAGGGCTCTCGCACCTGGTTTCCCCTGCCTAGGAGTCAGGGGTGGAGGCTGCCACCCTGTGAGGAGTGGAGCCAGGGCTGGGAGCAAGGATAGTGGCAAGTCCAAGGGAAGGACCAGAAATAAGAGCACCAGGACTCCAGCTATGTTATGGCCTGTTCGAAAGGGCAAGTTCAACTTTCCCTATAAAATTGATGATATTCTGGGTGCTACTGACCTTCAAAAGGTCCTTAACATCTTAGAAAGATCTAACGATCCTTTTATTCAAGAAGTAGCCTTGGTCACTCTGGGTAACAATGCAGCATATTCATTTAACCAAAATGCCATTCGTGAATTGGGTGGTCTCCCAATTATTGCAAAACTGATAAAAACGAAAGATCCCATTATTAGGGAAAAGGCATACAATGCCCTTAATAACTTGAGTGTGAATTCAGAAAATCAGGGCAAGATTAAGACATATATCAGTCAAGTGTGTGATGACACCATGATCTGTCGTTTGGACTCAGCTGTGCAGATGGCTGGTCTAAGACTGTTAACCAACATGACTGTGACTAATCATTACCAGCATTtgctttcctattcttttccagaCTTTTTTGCTTTGTTATTCCTGGGAAATTACTTCACCAAGATTCAGATTATGAAACTAATCATAAACTTTACTGAAAATCCAGCCATGACAAGAGAACTGGTGAGTTGCAAAGTGCCGTCAGAATTGATTTCGCTCTTTAATAAAGAATGGGACAGAGAGATTCTTCTGAATATCCTTACCCTATTCGAGAATATAAATGACAACATAAAAAATGAAGGGCTTGCCTCATCCAGGAAAGAATTCAGCAGAAgttcactttttttcttattcaaagaATCTGGAGTGTGTGTCAAGAAAATCAAAGCGTTAGCAAATCACAGTGATCTGGTCGTGAAAGTAAAAGTCCTGAAGGTATTGACCAAACTCTAA